The region CGGGTTAGATTCAGTGGTTGGGGCAGGGTAGGCACTGAGAAAGCCAGAAacccagacacagagagacagagggagacagacagagagagggggGCAGAGGGTCTGAGTGGCAGCCACAGAGAACCGAGACAAGGCCAACATCCCGGGGCGGACGGGCGGGCGGGGTGGGAGAGGCCCCAGGGCTGCCCGGCCCCCGCAGCTCCCCCGCGAACCTTGGACTTGTGCTGTACTCGGCTCCTCACTGCCTCGTCCTCCATCTCGGCAGCCTCGTCTTCGTCTGACACCACGGTGGCCTCGGAGCCGCCTTCCCCTCCAGTGGGCAGGAGCCCCCCAAACTTCTTCCCCTTCAGCAGGATCTTCCCCTTCAGTTGCTAGGAACGGAGGGGCCACCAGTCAAGCCCCGCCGGCCTCCCAGCCcgtcccctgccctctcctccggGCGCCTGCTCCCCACCACGCACCTCGGGGGAAGGCAGGCTGGTGGTGACCCCGTCCAGCGGCCGGTCCAACAGCAGGGGGCCCAGGATGGCCCGCAGGTGCCTCGCCATCACCCGCTGCTGCTCTACGCTGCAGTGGTTCTCCAGGGACAGGATAACGGGGTAGGGGGATGCCTGGAGGCCCAAGGGCAGGTTAGGAGGGCTTGTCCGCCCCCAGCGTCCTGCTCCTCGCCCCCCAGAGGCACGCCCACCTTGAAGGCGTAGTCCCGGATGGCCCGGAGCACGTCGCAGAAGAGGATCTTGGAGGTGAAAGTATAGCCGTGGTAGATGATCGGCTCCTGGTTGGGCCCGTCCCAGCAGTCGAGCTCCAGGCAGCGGCAGCCTTTGCACAGTGCCCTGCAGGACAGGGTGGTGGTGGCTTAGGACCCTCCAGGTCCATATTGAGTCCCTCAGACTCCCACCCCAAGGCTTCCCGGGACCACACCGGATGTAGGCTTCGGTGCTGCTGGGCCCTCTGAGCTGGTCCTCCAGCAGGTAGGTGTTGTGCGAGGAGGACACCAGGTAGTGGCTGAGTGGCTGGTTCATGTCCTGGTAGACCCGCCGGTGCGCCAGGCTGAAGGCGCTGCCGTCAGCTGACAGCAGGTACATGAGGAAGCCGTCCTTGGTCATCTGCCGCTGCGCCttggctgggagggaggaggccaccGCCTGCTAGAGCCGGCCACTGGCAGGGCCCTCCTGGCTGCCCACCACTCCATCCCCTGCCGCCCGTCCTGGTCCTCCAGAGCTCTTGAAAGCGGGATACATCTGAGTCTCCCGACTAGACCATGGCTACCCCAGAGTGGggtctgtctcctcctcctcctcccctgtcaACACGTTCTGAGCCCCTGAGGGCAgagtctcccctcctcctcctttgtgtCCCCAGACTGGAGCCCCTCCAGAGCAGGGCCCCATCTCTGCTCTGCCCCGTCGCAAAGCCAGGCCCAGAATTGGCacaaagaaggaagcaggaatagtgtctgcttttctttttctttttttgagacagagtctcgctttgttgcccaccttagagtgagtgccgtggcatcagcctagctcacagcaacctcacactcctgggctcaagtgatcctcctgcctcagcctcctgagtagctgggactacagggatgcgccaccatgcccgactaattttttctatatatattagttggccaattaatttctttctatttatagtagagatggggtctcgcttttgctcaggctggtctcaaactcaaacaatccacccgcctcggcctcccagagtgctaggattacaggcgtgagccacctcgcctggccacgTCTGCTTTTCCagaaacctctctctctctgtttcttggGGAGGAGGTCCTTAAAGCCTCCCAAAGGAGGAGCCacgagggaaactgaggcccagtgatgCTGCAGCCCTGTCTCCCATCTGCCTGCTTTCATAAGACAGGCAAGTACTGACCAGGGGGCCTGGGCTGGCTCAGGCAGCCCCTTCCCTCCAGGTCCCTTTTCTCCGGCTGCAGTCTCCTCGCAGGTCTCCCAGCCCGGTGTGGCCCTGGGACCGCAGGTCGCAGGCCCTGGCCAGGCCCTCACCAGTCTCGCTGGGCTCGTAGCGCTCGATGAGGGAGAGGGCCAGGGCAGGCCCTGCCGCTTCCTCCCGCTGCTGGTGCTGCAGGAACGTCACTAACTGCTCCACCGACAGGGTCTCCCCTGAGCCCGCTGCCTCGGCGAAGGTGCGGTCGATTTCCTCCCGCTTCGTCAGCATCTTGTAGAAGGCTTCGATCTCCTCGTCCTCCAAGGAGTCTGTCTGGGAGCGGTCACACTCCTGCAAAAGCCAGGACAGCCGGGGGGTGGGAGGGTTGTGGTTCAGTGCAGGCCTCGGGCCAGCGTCCAGGGCCCGCTGGCGAACAGACCCAGCCCCCACGTCCTGCCTCACCATGAAGATCTTCCGGGCGTAGCCGTCGTCCACCTGGACGTTGAGCTCCTTCATGAAGTTCTGCAGCTCCTTGAAGCTCATcttgttgtctttgtttttgtcgGCTTTTCGCAAGCAGGAGTGAATCCAGCTGGGTGGGAAGTAAGGAAAGCACCCAGGAGCCCTGGGACccacccagctcccagccagAGCCGGGGTTCAAGCTGGAGCCGCTGCAGACACAGGTCCCTGCAGCCTGACTTGCCGCACGCCCGCACTGCAGGGACAAGCCCTGGCGGCCCCTCGGGAAGAAAATGTTACATCCTATGAAGGGGTCTCTTTCTATTTGCTGGTTTTGAAACCTCTtgaagtttttgaaaatattccttttcttacTATGAAAGGACTCACTGTAGACaacttagaaaatacagaaaagtagccgggcggggtggctcaagtcctagctctctgggaggctgaggcacgcggattgctcgaggtcaggagttcgaaaccagcctgagcaagagcgagaccccgtctctactataaatagaaagaaattaattggccaactaatatatatatagaaaaaattagccaggcatggtggcgcatgcctgtagtcccagctactcgggaggctgaggcagcaggattgcttgagcccaggagtttgaggttgctgtgagctaggctgacgccatggcactctagccagggcaagagaagtgagactctgtctcaataaaaaccacacaaaaaacaaaaaaaacaactaaggATTAAATAAGGAATAATAGGTCATACATCTGATAGACTGAGGGAAACATTTGTACTACAGACTTGgaagaattaattaaaaagaaaacagtatgatGATCCTAATAACtaataagaaaagaatagaaactgACCTTTGCAAACATTACTAATattcaaagatattaaaatttgaaaataagatgtGATTTCTTAAACTATAATATTGTCAGTTTAAACATATAGCGCCCAGTGCAAGTAAAGATGAGGTGAAACGGACACTCATTCACTACTGGGGCAAGGTAGATTCGTAAAATATTTGAGAGAGTTATCTGGGGATAGCTAAAACTTTAAGCAGTTTTACCAtttgactcagtaattccacGTCTAGGGGTCTATTGGTAAGGAAGTACTCTTAAATACTGAAGCTTTCTGGAACACACAAGTTAAATATCCCTCATCTGAAATGTCTGGCACCAGAAGTGTTCCAGAATTtcgattttttcagattttggaatatttccatATACATGATgggatatcttggggatgggacccaaatctaaacatgaaattcatttatggtCAGGTATACCTTATACACTTGGCcagaaggtaattttatacaatatttttaataattttgtgcatgaaacaaactTTTGGCTGTGTTTTGACTATAACcggtcacatgaggtcaggtgtggaattgtccacttgtggcatcatatTGGTGCTCATGAAGTTTATGATTTTGAAGCAtcttggattttggattttcagattggGGATTCTTTGAGGTGTTATTTATAGTAGTGAACACTAAAGCTAAAGTAAATGTTCAACACCAAAGGAATGGACCACTGATTTATAGTGCACCCACTTAGTGGAATATTATACAGTCATTAAAACTATTTATGGAGATTATGCtaaacacagaaataattattatttaatgttacACAGAAAAATGGTTACAAATGTATAATTGCAAATGgaaatgcagaaaaaaagattaggaGGAGAATGCAAATATCAGTAGTTTCTGGAGGAGGTGGGTCTTGTGGGCCTTTAAATCTTCATTCTAACATATATAtactttccaaattttatatatatgtgggAAAAAATTATGGCAGAAAGCcaggtgaaaaaaatcaagttcagAATGGTCCAGCCAATCACAGATTCCTGTGCGGAAGACTATTCATCACGTGGAATGGCTTTATGATCTCAAGGTCTTGGAGGCAGGACCCTGCAAAGGGCACAAGATTGCCCAAGGACAAGCCTGTGCAAAAGGAGTGACTAAGAGAAAAGTGCCAGAGAATGGAGCTTTTAAGAAAGTTCAAAGTCAGGCAGAGGCGGCCTTGAGAAATAACACCTAAAAGTCTCTCAAATGCTCAAAAGCacacaggaaaggaaaataacaggactcaaaatgtATCCACCAAAGGAGCTGGATATACATTAGCAATGAACGATTTGAAAGCGAAACTAAGAAAgcaggctgagcatggtggttcacacctgtaatgccagcactttgagaagccaaggggggaggatcgcttgagcccaggatttcaagaccagcctgggcaacatataagaccctgtctctgcaaaatttttaaaaatcagcccaAGTGTGATAGTGCATGCcggtagccccagctactctggaggctgaggcaggagaattgccttATTCCATGAGTTAGAGACTGTAGTGAGTAATGATcaggccactgccctccagcctcagtgacagggtgagactcttgtctctaaaaaaagaaaaaaaaaaagaaagaaaataattctatttccaacagcatcaaaataaataaaatgttttaaataaatttttttaagagacgagctctcactatgttgcccaggctggtcttgaactcctgggctcaagagatcatACCATCCCAGTCTTCTAAGTACCCTACTTGCtttggaatacattttttttttttaattttttatttttattttggcatattatgggggtacagattttaaggtttcaataaatgcccatttccccccctccccccaaaagtctgagtctccatcatgaccatcccccagatggtgcacatctcactcattatgtatgtatatacccacccccctcccccctcccacctggaatacatttttttaaagtgcaaaatTTATACTCTGAAGACcacaaaatattcttgaaaaaaattaaagaagatataaataaatggaattatttatcccatgttcatgaatcaGAAGACTTGCTATTGTTACACAGGGATACTCTCCAAATTGATCCACAAATTTGacacaatctctatcaaaatcctaTTGGTttatttgcagaaattgacaagctgatcctaaaattcgtatggaaattcaagggacccagaatagccaaagcaatcttgtaaaaaaaaaaagagacagaataaaTTTGTAGGACtcacacttcctaatttcaaaacttactacaaagttacCATAACCAAAAGACTGTGGGAGTAGCACAAAGATAGACAGCTAGacaaatggaatagaattgagagtacAGAATAAGCCCTCATATTTACGGTCAATTGATTtctgacaagggtgccaagacaattcaatggggaaagaatagtcttttcaacaaatggtgctggaataactgtatatctacatgaaaaaaaaaatggatttcctatttcatactatatacaaaaattaactcaaaatggatcaaagacttaaatgtaagagctaaaactataaaactctagaagaaaatataagagtgaATGTTATAACTTTGGATTAGTCAAAGCTTTTATACATTCTAGTTATGATACCAAGAAgtacaaacaataaaagaaaaaagataaattgactTCAAGACTAAAAATGTTTGTGCTTCAAAGAATACcatcaagaaagagaaaggacaacTCACACAATGGGAGAAATTATCTGTATAGCATATATCTCATAAGAGACTTAttactagaatatataaatagttCTTGCAACttagtaataaaaagacaaataacccaatcaaaaaatggacaaaagatctgaatagatatttcttcaaagaagatatacaaaagcACGTGAAAAATGCCCAACTTCACTaatcatttgggaaatgcaaatcaaaactacaacaaGATACTACTACACATTCATTAGTATGGCTACCATCAAAATCCAgagaataacaagtgttggcaagaatgggaaaaaattagaacccttgtgcactgttagTGGAATTGTAAAAAGGCACAGctactatggaaaatagtatgatggctcctcaaaaaattgaaaatctatctccatgtgatccagcaattccactcaacATAAACTCAAAAGAGTTGagagtctcaaagagatatttgtacacccatgctcatagcagtattattcacaataaccaaaaggtggaagcaacccaagtgtcaaatcaatggatgaatgaataaacaaaatgtggtatagcatacaacaaaatattattcagccttaaaaaggaaggaaactctgacacatgctacaacatgggtgaatgaggacactatgttaagtgaaataagacagtcacaaaagacaaatactacatgatttgACTTATAGGAGGTACTTAAGAGTGGTCAAATCCACAGGCACAGAAGTaggatggtggttgccaggggctgggaggaggggagaatgaggtGTTGTTTATTGGGTATAGAATTTTAgctttgcaagataaaaaaagttctggagattggttgtacAACCATGTagatatacttaacactactcaactgtacacttaaaatagttaagatgataagattatgttttatatatactttacaacaattaaaaataaatagatctgTTAAAAAGAAGAGCTTAAGAACaacaaggctgggcgtggtgactcacgcttgtaatcctagcactctgggaggccgaggcgggcggattgcaagaggtcaggagttcgaaatcagcctgagcaagagcgagactctgtctctactataaatagaaagaaattaattggccaactgatatatatatagaaaaaattagccgggcatggtggcccacgcctgtagtcccagcctctcgggaggctgaggcagaaggattgcttgagcccaggagtttgaggttgctgtgagctaggctgacgctatggcactcactctagcctgggcaacaaagtgagaccctgtctcaaaaaaacaacaacaaaaagaacaacaaaaatgggcaaaggatctagatagatattttccaaagaagatatacaaatggtcaataaacacatgCAActatgttcaacatctctagcCATCCAGGAAATACcattcaaaccacaatgagatatcacgtcATACCCAGAAGGGTatctataatcaaaaagatagaaaatagcaAGCATTGTAGaggatatgaaaaattaaaaccctCCTAtgctactggtgggaatgtaaaatggtgtagccttttttgaaaagtttaacagttcctcaaaaggttaaacacagagttagccatacgacccagcaattccacccctaggtatctacccaagagaaatgaaaacgtgTCTACACAAAACTTACACACAAATGTTCACGGCAGCATTATTCAGAGGAGCCCCAAAGTggcaacaacccaaatgtccatcaactgatgaatggataaatagaatgtagtatatccatacttACATTATTAGGCAATtagaaagaatgaagtactgacacaggCTACATCATGGATGAAtgttgaaaacatgctaagtgaaaggaaccagtcacaaaagactgcatgattccatttataggaaatgccCAGAACAGGCAGCTATATACAGGCAgcaagtagattagtggctgtcTAGGCTGGGGGCGTTGAAGGGAAATGGGTGGTGACTGCTAAAGGGTACAAGGTTTCTTTCTGGGTTAATGAAAATCCTTTTaaacttgattgtggtgatggtcgcacaactctgtgaatatgctaaaaagtACTGAATTGGGTTGAATACTTTAAATGGGTtaattgtatggcatgtgaattatacctcGATACAGCTGTCATAAATAAAAGGCGCTGGCTCCACGCTAATCCATTCATGCCAGAAGCTTGATCACTATGAATTATAGACTACTGTGTTGTgcaaccagatttttttttttttttttttttgagacagagtctcactttattgcccaggctagagtgagtgccatggcatcagcctagctcacagcaacctcaaactcctgggctcaagcaatcctcctgcctcagcctcccaagtagctgggactacaggcatgcgccaccatgcctggctaattttttctatatatattagttggccaattaatttctttctatttaaagtagtgACGAGGTCttgttcttcttgctcaggctggcctcgaactcctgagttcaaacgatccgcctgcctcagcctcccagagagctaggattacaggcgtgagccatggtgcctggcctcagattttaatttgttttaagccCACAGGCTGGTCTGGAGACTCCATCACTCTCCAAAGAATGGCACAGCAGGGTACCATGGCCTCCCCCTTCCCAGAGGGGAAAAGTGTAGTAACTCTAGAAAACACAACTGAAACATCCAAGACTAGGTCTCCTGTTGCAGCAGCCTGCttccttcagcctccccagtctCCTAACTCCACACTGGTTACAAAGGGGGACACGGGCAGTATCAGGGGCTGCAGAGCTGTCTGGCCCCTTGGGGTCAGAGTAGACCAAAGAGGGCTCCGTGCACTTTCCCTGCTTCCCTTCTGctgtgggctgaattgtgttcccacGAAATTCATTCGTTGAAGGCCTAATCCTGATGTGGTGGTATTTGGAAGTAGGACCTTTGGGAGATAATTTGGTTTGGGTGAGGAGGCCACGAGGGTTGTGGGGCCCCCTGATGATGAGATTAGGGCCCTtatataagaagagacaccagagagctggCTCCGTCTCTGCctgccgtgtgaggacacagggagaaggcagctCGCAAGCAAGCTAGAGAGCCCTCCTCGCCAGACTGGCCATGCCGGCACCCTAATCTTGGACTtagagcctccagaactgggagaaaaataaatttctattgtttcaagtcccccagtctatggtattttgttatggcagcccagaCGGACTACACCTTTCACACCCGCATTGGCCCTGGGACAAGCACAGCCCGAGTGCACAGGCCAGGCCCGAACCCACGGCCGCCAGAAGGATACTGCTGGAGCTTCTGCTGCTGGTCCATGGAGCTCGAGTGGTGGATGATCTTGCGCAGGCCCTGCACCCAGTGCTGGGCGTCAGCCGGCGAGGGGGCGATGAGGTCTAGTGTGTTGCGCTGGTCCTTGAAGACGATGGAGAAGCAGCGGTCCTCGGGCACGTCGCGGGCAAACTTCTCCAGGCCCTCCGTGCGGTGCCCCATCCGCACCTCCTGGATGTCCTCGATGGAGACTGCAAGAcagggggggagaggggacagagaatgCTGTGAGGCCAAGCCCCACCCCCGACGCGGCCAAGGGCACAGTGGAGGGGACACAGCTTAGAGACACAGAGCCAGGGCCGGAGCTCAGGCCTTGAGGCCAGAGAGAAAggacagaggcaggaaggaggtcagacaagGGGGGACAGCgcggggagggagacagagactgaggcagagacagAGCAGGGGACACAGCTGTAGTAGGCAGGGTGGAGATGCACAGGGAGAGAtggacagagacagggacagtTTATAGGGGAAAGGGCACCTGGGACCCCGGGCCTGCTGTCTTGGTGGTGGGGGGAGCAGAGCCCCtggcaggggcctggggcaggggagggttcTTACAGATGGGGAGAGACCGTTCTGGAACATGGTGCCTATGACAGAGGGGGGCCACACACCCTCCTGACCATGCTGGCCTTTGGGACTGTCCTCCCCCAACACAGCCACGAGAGCCTCCAGCCCCCCTTTCCTGATCATTCAGGAGACCAGGGCCACTCTCAAGTCCTGCCCTGGGGCTAGGGGCGGATGGCCAGAGACAGAGGGGGAAGTGCCGTGTCAGAGGGTAGCAGGGCCTTGCCctatgtgtgtctgcatgtgtccTGACTTCAGAGAGCCCTTGGCAGGTCACGCAGGAAGGCTCTGCTCCCCAGGGTCCCAACAGGCAGACTGGAGGGTGCCCCTCAAGGGTCTGAGAGATTACATCATTCTGCCTGTAGGAGCCCGGGGGCCTCCTGTCACAGCCCAGCCTTCCAAGCTTCAGGGAGAGGCAAGCCCCTGTCTACCCCCATCCCAATGCCCTCCATGGCCTGGCCGGGAGCCAGTCCCACCAGCCAGGCTCCTGCTGCACCTCCCAGCAGCAGGGcccaggctctgcctctgccagccagcccccagcctgAGCCTCCCTCATCCATCTGGCCTGGGTCCTAGACCACCTCTGACATAAAGTCCACCCTGTGCTCACTCCACTCTGAGTGCCCAGGGGCCTCCTAGCCACCTGCAGGCCCCACGTGTGCGTGTAGGCTCTGCAGAGTGGGCCACGTGAGCCCTGGGCCATCTGGGGCACAGAGGATATCCCTGCTTAATCCCTCTGCCAGCGGCCTCCTGCCCCCAACCAGGCCCCACCCGGGGTGCAGCTGCAGCTGCCCCAGGCCAGGAATGAAAACAGGAAGCCCCCAGGGTCAGCGCCCCCACCCTCACGGAGAGAAAGTCCAGATGCCTCCACCGCTGATAATACCTTGTCTGCCTCTGGGAACCAGAgtcgtgggggtggggagtggtggcAGGATCAAGGAGACTTAGAAAGCAGGAAGCAGAGCCAAGGGGAACTGGGGAGGGCGCTGCTCCACTCCTCCCtcacctggcctcagtttccccaaaggTAAAGTGCAGTGGAGGACAGCAGTCTCACTGCTCACACAGAGAAGGGAAGCAGCCAATAGGCATGCACAGCACGAGGCCGTCTCGGGCGCCTATGACCTGGCAGAAAGCCTCTCGGGCCGTGTGGCTTACCTAGCACACCTGGCTCGCTGACCTGGACCTGGCACCCCTGCGCCCATCCTCACCCCTGCACGCTGGCTCACACTGGGTCTTCTGGCCTGgagtgcccttcctgcccttttGCTCAGAGCTGTCCCAGGGTGAGGTCGTCACCTCACCAGCACAAGTCAGGGTTCCTGCTGGAAAGGCCTGGGCCTCCTACTCTTCTATCCGTCCCTCGCCCACCCCACCAAGAGCTTAGGCACCTACTGGGGAGCCATGCAACTGTatgggcaggtgggtgggctTCAAGGAATCCGCCCCCTCCCAGTTCAGAGCGTGAGGTCCCGGGTCCCCTTGTGCCCCACCCACCAGCAACTAACAGGAAACCCCATATCAGGGCAGGAGCCCTGTGAAGGAGCCTGTCTGGCGCCAGAGCTGAGGCAAGGCCAGGCGGTCAGTCCCGTATTCCATGGCGGTGGGCAGACCCGGGCTCAGGGCGGGTGTCTGAGAATGCTTCAGAGCCCCCGTACCCCCAGAACGTGCCCTGCCCTGCGCAGAAACCTTCCACGGCTCTTGGGTCCCACGACGCAGCCAGACTCTCCCCGTCCAACCCTGCTCCTGTCCTGCCTTACCTGGGCCCCGCCACAGGCCACAGGCTGGAAGGCCACACCTTCTCGGGTCCCTCTCCCTTGTCCTGAGACCTGGCAGACCCCTTCCTGGGTTAAAGGCACCCTACTGGGGCACCCTCAGTGGGCTGGCCCTCCCCTTCCTatgccctcctcccacctgggcttGTCACCCGTGTCTGGTCTTGCTCCCCACAGACCTGCCACGGGTGGGTGAACCAGAGAGGGATTTCCAGGGGTCTGGGCTGCGTGAAACCCAAGTTGCAATGACCTACTAGCTCTGTCCAGTTTAGTAGCCACCAGCCAGCTGTGgctatttaaatattcaattagttaaaatcaaatacaattaaaaattcagttacatagtcacactagccacatttcaagggctcCATAGCCCCAGGTGGCTGGCGGCTCCCATACTGAACAACACAGGCAAAACATTTCTGTCACAGCAGAGTCTTCTACTAGACAGCATTGGTCTGAGATTTTCCCACCAAGTAAAGGTGTAGAGGGGAAACATCTCATTTTATAGAATCTTCAGGGAATTCTTGCACTAAAGGGCAGAACTTAGCAGAGCTTTCTTCTCCCTAGAGCCTTGCAAGGGGCACTCTGCATTTGCTGCCTAAACCTTGTGGATCTAGGCCTTTTTGGAAGCTTCCAGAAAGCCCTCAGACTCACATCCTTGAGGGAGCTCtccagccctgggctctgccttTGTGTCCCAGCCCTGGTCTGCCCAACATACCTCCGGAGGCTCCAGTCCCAGGGAGGCTCTGCCTCCTGCAGCCCCACCTCACACTTTGGCCACTGATACCTGGAAGTACCTTATCTACCTCTGGACTTTGGGCCTGGCTTTTGGCCACACCACACCTGGAGTCCTAATCCACCCAATTTCCCTCCTTCCCACAACTGCCTGGGCGGACACTTGTTAGTTCAGGCAACACTGTCCAGCTCCCACCCTGCTTCTGAGCTTGGCTGTCCCCATCTGTGCTCACGGCTATGTATCCCCAGCCCCAAAGAGCTTTAGCATCTCTGTCCTCGTTCCATGACAGTCCTCTCCAACCCAGACTAGGCCTCAATTTCCCTACAGGCTCTTCTTCCTGACCCCAGCCAGCCTTAGTTCCCTCATTTCTGACCCTGGACACATGAACTTATGCCCCACCAggccaggcctcagtttccccatctgtagtcTTGGTCTGTGATTGACCTCTACCCTTACCCGAGCCTGGCTAGGTTCCacactctgccccctcccccatggcCCAGGGGAACTCACACAACTGGGACTCCGGGGACCGCATGACCTTGCGGGACTCCTGCCAGATGGTCTTGcagtcctcctgcagcttgtagTAGCGCTCTCTCCGCCATGAGTTGGACTTCACCTTCAGGAGCTGGCTGCCCTTCAGCAGGGCCAGCAGGTCCTCGTCACCCTGTAGGCCTAGGGGTCAAAGCTGGtaagatgtcacctcctccaccAAGTGCCCCGGGCCCCACACTGGCCATGCCCACCGCTGGACCCTCTCGGAGCCCACTTGTCGCCAGCCTCATCCTCAGCTCTGTTTGCCTCCCTTCCTtcacttcctcccttccttctggaAGCCACCTGCTTCCAGAGCCGCGCCTCCTCTAGGAAGTCATCTCTTGCTGCCAGCTTAGGTGGTGGCTGCAATCCTTAGGCCACTTACCCACCCTAGACCACATTTATACCCTGTGACCTGCCACCCAGAGCTGAATGGACCAAGGAAAGGCAGCTAATCCAAGCCCCCTGGCTCCTGATGGCTTGGCTCTGAAAGATGGGGTGGGCTCCTCCTGGTCACACTTAGTGGTCAGAGTGACCTGAAGGAAGCTGGGACCAAAAGATCAGgcaaatcagaaggaaaaagggaCAGACGCAGATGGAAATGGACCCCAGAGCATCACGGAGCCAAACAACTTCCCAACTCCAACAGCCCCAGAATCATTTGTGCCTACATTCA is a window of Microcebus murinus isolate Inina chromosome 1, M.murinus_Inina_mat1.0, whole genome shotgun sequence DNA encoding:
- the PLCD1 gene encoding 1-phosphatidylinositol 4,5-bisphosphate phosphodiesterase delta-1 isoform X2; amino-acid sequence: MDSGRDFLTLHGLQGDEDLLALLKGSQLLKVKSNSWRRERYYKLQEDCKTIWQESRKVMRSPESQLFSIEDIQEVRMGHRTEGLEKFARDVPEDRCFSIVFKDQRNTLDLIAPSPADAQHWVQGLRKIIHHSSSMDQQQKLQHWIHSCLRKADKNKDNKMSFKELQNFMKELNVQVDDGYARKIFMECDRSQTDSLEDEEIEAFYKMLTKREEIDRTFAEAAGSGETLSVEQLVTFLQHQQREEAAGPALALSLIERYEPSETAKAQRQMTKDGFLMYLLSADGSAFSLAHRRVYQDMNQPLSHYLVSSSHNTYLLEDQLRGPSSTEAYIRALCKGCRCLELDCWDGPNQEPIIYHGYTFTSKILFCDVLRAIRDYAFKASPYPVILSLENHCSVEQQRVMARHLRAILGPLLLDRPLDGVTTSLPSPEQLKGKILLKGKKFGGLLPTGGEGGSEATVVSDEDEAAEMEDEAVRSRVQHKSKEDKLRLAQELSDMVIYCKSVHFGGFPSPGTLGQAFYEMVSLSENRALRLLQESGNSFVRHNVGHLSRIYPAGWRTDSSNYSPVEMWNGGCQIVALNFQTPGPEMDVYQGRFQDNGACGYVLKPAFLRDPNSSFNSRALTQGPWWARKRLHIRVISGQQLPKVNKNKNSIVDPKVTVEIHGVSRDVASRQTAVITNNGFNPRWDTEFEFEVAVPELALVRFVVEDYDASSKNDFVGQSTIPLNSLKQGYRHVHLLSKNGDQHPSATLFVKIALQD
- the PLCD1 gene encoding 1-phosphatidylinositol 4,5-bisphosphate phosphodiesterase delta-1 isoform X1; this encodes MQCLGGRNRSRSRELYLQEQSLKVAALNGQRLGLQGDEDLLALLKGSQLLKVKSNSWRRERYYKLQEDCKTIWQESRKVMRSPESQLFSIEDIQEVRMGHRTEGLEKFARDVPEDRCFSIVFKDQRNTLDLIAPSPADAQHWVQGLRKIIHHSSSMDQQQKLQHWIHSCLRKADKNKDNKMSFKELQNFMKELNVQVDDGYARKIFMECDRSQTDSLEDEEIEAFYKMLTKREEIDRTFAEAAGSGETLSVEQLVTFLQHQQREEAAGPALALSLIERYEPSETAKAQRQMTKDGFLMYLLSADGSAFSLAHRRVYQDMNQPLSHYLVSSSHNTYLLEDQLRGPSSTEAYIRALCKGCRCLELDCWDGPNQEPIIYHGYTFTSKILFCDVLRAIRDYAFKASPYPVILSLENHCSVEQQRVMARHLRAILGPLLLDRPLDGVTTSLPSPEQLKGKILLKGKKFGGLLPTGGEGGSEATVVSDEDEAAEMEDEAVRSRVQHKSKEDKLRLAQELSDMVIYCKSVHFGGFPSPGTLGQAFYEMVSLSENRALRLLQESGNSFVRHNVGHLSRIYPAGWRTDSSNYSPVEMWNGGCQIVALNFQTPGPEMDVYQGRFQDNGACGYVLKPAFLRDPNSSFNSRALTQGPWWARKRLHIRVISGQQLPKVNKNKNSIVDPKVTVEIHGVSRDVASRQTAVITNNGFNPRWDTEFEFEVAVPELALVRFVVEDYDASSKNDFVGQSTIPLNSLKQGYRHVHLLSKNGDQHPSATLFVKIALQD